The following are from one region of the Nostoc cf. commune SO-36 genome:
- a CDS encoding acyl-CoA dehydrogenase family protein, protein MSQSPVLEANTAVSVDLFKLAESLAADFATRAAIHDRDSSFPFENFQALHQAQLLSLTVPREFGGQDAGYSTVCQVIEKIASGDASTALVLTMHYLQHSNAARTRRWHPAVYERLCRESVTGIALLNAARVEPELGTPARGGLPATIAKQTDSGWLITGHKQYTTGSPILSYFVVWAQTDEEEPRVGSFLVSRDLSGVRIIETWDHLGMRATGSHDLILEDVLIPQEYALDVHPLNTFLAPDPLKLAGGSLWLSA, encoded by the coding sequence ATGTCACAATCACCTGTTTTAGAAGCTAATACAGCAGTATCTGTTGATTTGTTTAAGCTTGCCGAGTCGCTGGCGGCTGATTTTGCCACTCGTGCAGCCATCCACGATCGCGACAGTTCTTTCCCTTTTGAGAATTTTCAGGCTCTCCACCAAGCACAACTGTTAAGTCTCACAGTTCCCAGAGAATTTGGTGGACAAGATGCAGGGTACTCTACCGTCTGTCAAGTAATTGAAAAGATAGCCAGTGGTGATGCTTCTACAGCTTTGGTGTTGACCATGCACTACTTACAACATAGTAATGCAGCCCGGACTCGTCGTTGGCATCCCGCAGTTTATGAGCGGCTGTGTCGGGAGTCAGTTACAGGTATTGCTTTACTCAATGCTGCCCGTGTGGAACCAGAATTAGGTACACCCGCTAGAGGTGGATTACCAGCCACAATTGCCAAACAAACAGATAGTGGCTGGCTGATAACTGGTCACAAGCAATACACTACGGGCAGTCCGATCTTAAGTTATTTCGTCGTTTGGGCGCAGACAGATGAAGAGGAACCACGAGTAGGTAGTTTTCTTGTCTCGCGTGACCTTTCTGGTGTGAGGATTATCGAAACTTGGGATCATTTAGGGATGCGAGCTACTGGTAGCCACGACCTAATTTTAGAAGATGTCTTGATTCCTCAAGAATACGCTTTAGATGTGCATCCTCTGAACACTTTTTTAGCACCAGACCCTCTAAAATTAGCAGGTGGTAGTTTGTGGTTGAGTGCATAG